The sequence below is a genomic window from Aspergillus nidulans FGSC A4 chromosome V.
TCGCGCGGATCCTGCAGAACTGCCGCTTCACACTGGAACACCTCGAGGCACTCGTAAACAAGTACATGATCATTGAGAACGAAAGTGGACCCACTGAATCGAAGAAAAGGCGATGGCGTGAGGAGATTCGGAAGAACTGGAAAAAAGTGCGGTGGACAAGGGAAGGAGGCGATCTCACGATACTCCAGCATCATCTTGGGGTCCATATTAACAGCCTCAACCTTATAATAGCAGTCCTGAACAGGTGATACCCCTTTCCTGATGTCTCTGTGGTCGCTAAACCGTTATCAATAGTGGAATTAATCAGAACACGGGCCGGAAGGTAGAGGACGTTCATGAAATGCTGCAAGAAATCCATGCCTGGTTCACGAGCAATTTGAAAGGCCGAACTATGAGTTTCTATGAGCCTTCATCGAGATCACAAGAGACGCCACCCGAGCTGTCTTTCGCACTGCACCTAGGAGAGCGTGCGCCGTTTgacgctgctgctctttgcgACAATGCGTCTTTCAATGCGAACTGGCTCCAAACTCCGGATCAGCCAGTCTTCAAGTGTAACTGTCAGCTCCGACGCACCAGATACGGTGACATTCACGATGAAGAGCTGATGCAGTACTTCAGTAAGTCTAATCCTCATCGTGCATCCTATAGGCTCCAATGACTTCTAATGCCCTGTCAGTATCTCCAATGAGCTTGATTGTGCGCTTAAATGGCCTTTCACAGTCCTGGAAAATATGGTTGTCCTCTGGCAGAACATCCCAGCTCACTTGCCTCATAATCCGAACCATACCCATATCAAGTATGTGAGCCTCCGTATCCAATTTTGGACACGCCACTGATTTAATAAAGAACTCAGTATATTCGATGGTGTCATATCCAATCTCGCAACCAGAATGGCTAGACGAGCGTTCCATCAAGGAATGGCCTCCTTGATGGTGTCTCCATCCACCAACCCGTATACCGGGA
It includes:
- a CDS encoding uncharacterized protein (transcript_id=CADANIAT00003730), coding for MAFQISIGDILMLSKLAWDVTQAFTSGRKSAPAEFQEVQNQLSSLTHALESLKSLSRVSPGHDDGAPVSSIARILQNCRFTLEHLEALVNKYMIIENESGPTESKKRRWREEIRKNWKKVRWTREGGDLTILQHHLGVHINSLNLIIAVLNSGINQNTGRKVEDVHEMLQEIHAWFTSNLKGRTMSFYEPSSRSQETPPELSFALHLGERAPFDAAALCDNASFNANWLQTPDQPVFKCNCQLRRTRYGDIHDEELMQYFILENMVVLWQNIPAHLPHNPNHTHINIFDGVISNLATRMARRAFHQGMASLMVSPSTNPYTGIPVVSVLNMLCQLSDASELYNKIENVRLRASGHIYSTGAIEAVHLVHYRNLTGDGAWVFNETAAIVLVVPLNTRLVDSTEDEPFEFTLTGERPRVCDVADERAKLPQ